CCACTCATTCCTCGGCCACAGGGCCGGCCGATTGGGATTTCGGCGAACTTGCGGTCCGGGGATACTGGGACCGCGGAATGCAGCGCGGCTACCCTGTGACATTCTTCGTGCACCCCGAGGCCGCGGTGGCGCAGGCTGACTTATTTCGCTCACTGCGTGACAAGGGCGCGTGCCTTGGGCTCCATATGCATCCTTGGAAATATTCCCTGTGGAGGTTCGCAGGCGAGCGGTTTCTGGCTCACTTTGGGTGTTTGAGCGAGAACGAACAACGTGAGCTGCTTTCTGACGCGTCTTCTGTCTGGACCGAAGCGATCGGATCACAGCCGCTGTATTTTCGGCCAGGCACGTTTTCGGCTAATGACGCAATCTTTCGTGTCTTGCAGGAACTGGGCTACGAAGGGGGTTCGTGTTCGGCGCCGGGCCGGGAGATGCCGGAGATGCGGGCTATCTGGTGTGGTGCGGAACCGGACCCGCATCGTGCGCACGACCAGTTTCGGTCTGTCCGAGGCGAACTAGATTTCGTAAACGTTCCACTTGCGATGGATTTCTCCAAGCTGCTAACGGGTCGCAATGGTCGAAAGATGTATGCTGATCTGCGCCCCGATATTGATTGGCCCGAACAATATGGAGTGGAGTGGAAGTCGATTGCATCAAACATCCTTCGACAAATAAAGGAACGTGGCCCGTGCGCGCCGATCGTTAGTGTCATAACTCATAACCAGTATGATTACACTAATTCCGCCGATCCAGCGACGGTCCGACTCGCCCTTATGCTCGACGCTCTAGCTCAGGCTGCTGAAGAAGAGGAGGTTCGTCTTGTTGGCCGAACGCTAGAAGAAATGGTGTCGATCGTTCGGAAGTCACCAATTAGGCAGGATCCGTTTGTCTGTGAGGGCGCTATCTTCGAGCTTACTGGAGAAGCTGCTACGATGAGGCGTGGCTGACGAGAGAGGTGAAAAGACATTCAATCAGAGTGCTCGGCGCGGCGCCAGCTTCCCGAGCAGTCAGCCGCAAGGCCCCGGCTATGCTGCGACGCGTAAGGGCTCATTGGCAGCGAAGCATGTTGTGCCATCTTCCACCCGCTTCTGCGGGGACCCTACCGATTATATGCTGCCGTCGGTGAAGAACTAGCTGGCAAATTGCGCCGCGACTGGGTGGATGCAGGGCGGGCGCTGATAGTGCCTTGGGACGACGCGGGTTTCTCTCGAATGACATCGCACCCTGCCGTCAACTCTGATAGGCCGAGGCGGCGGGGGGCGGAAGAGTATCCAACCGAAGCACCGCGATGATGCCATTTTGGGGGGAATGGCAACCGCCGACGGGCCCGCGTCTAGCGCACCGCGTATACCCCAGACTCACCTGTCCCAGGGTGCTGGCCGAAGGGCATCCACCGCGAAGTTTCTTTGGGGAGATGTCTGGCTTCATAATCCGGCATTATAGAAGCGTTGGAAGCAATAATCTGTGAAAATGTAATTTGATGGCCTCTATTGCAAACACAAAAACTGCCGTCTAATGATGATGTCAGCGTGCATCAAAGCGGAGGTAAAGCAGTATTCTGCGTTGTCATGAGAAAAATATTGTGCTGTAACTGCGTTGCTGTGCGCGGTGCCGCCGATATGATGCTCATGAGAAACGCCTAGGTCTGCTGATGTTGATCCCCGTCCACATCAACATCTCTGCGCGACGCTCCCCGTGTAAAATTGGCAATCCGCTTCATTCAAGGCCGAGGACCTAAATGTCATCACTTAGCAACTCTCTCGATCAGACCGACCGCGCGCTGCTCATCCACCCCTATTCAAATCTTGTCGCGCATGAACAAGCGGGACCGCTCATCATATCCCGAGGGGATGGCGTCCGAGTCTATGACGTTGGCGGAAAGGAATATATCGAGGGGCTTGGCGGTCTATGGAGCGCATCGCTCGGCTTTAGCGAACGTGAAATCGCCGAGGCTGTGTATGAACAAATGGTTCAATTGCCGTTTTATCATGGCTTTCATTCCAAATCGACTCCATCTCTAATAAAGCTCGCGCACCACCTTGCAGAGATCTCCCCCATCCCAGACGCGAAGTTCTTTTTCGCAAACTCCGGGTCTGAGATAAATGACACGGTAATAAAGTGCATTTGGTATGCAAATAATGTGGCTGGTTACCCGGCCAAGAAAAAAATCATCACCAGGAATCGTAGTTATCATGGAGTAACCATTGCAACCGCCAGTATGACCGGGCTGGCAGCCAATCATTCTGATTTCGACCTTCCGATCGATAGGTTCCTTAAAGTCATGTGCCCTGACTTCTACCGAGAAGGTCTGGAGGGAGAAAGCGAAGAGCAGTTCAGCGATCGTTGTGTCGCCGAAGTGCGCGACCTGATTGAGCGCGAGGGTGCGGACACAATAGCGGCGTTTGTTGCGGATCCGGTCATAGCGGGTGGAGGAGTGCTCCCGCCTCCAAAGGGGTACTTTGAAAAGCTTCAGCCTCTTCTCAAGGAGAATAAAATTCTTTTTGTTGCAGACGAGGTCATCTGCGGGTTTGGCCGCACCGGCAACATGTTTGCTACCGAAACTTACAACCTGCGTCCTGACATTGTCACTGTGGCCAAAGCTCTAACCGCGTCTTATATCCCAATGTCAGCGGCAATGATCGCCCCTAGCGTGTGGCAGCCGATCGTTGAGGGAAGTAGAAAGCACTCTGTATTCGCTCACGGCTACACTTACTCCGGACATCCAGTGGCCGCTGCAGCTGCACTGAAAACGCTGGAGATTATGGAAAAACGCAATATTATTGGCCATGTTAAAACCGTGGCAAAGGTTTTTGCTAGCCGGCTGGAAAGTTATCGTGGGCACCCGCTTGTAGGCGACGTTAGGCACGTCGGTTTGATCGGCGGCATCGAACTGGTATCCAATAAGGCTACCAAGGCACCGTTCCCAGTTGAAGTCGGGACAGGGGCGCATTGCTTGCGGGCTGCACACAAACACGGTGTGATTCTGAGGTCGATCGGAGATATCGTTGCTTTTTGCCCGCCCCTGATTATTAGCGAGGACGAGGTAGATGAGATGTTTTCGCGTTTTGACCGGGCTCTCGACGACACGCACGCCATGCTAAAAGGCAAGGAGCTAGCATGAGCGCCTATCGAGAGCTGGCTCTTTTTATCAACGGCGAGTGGGAGGTGTCGACATCAGGCTCGCTGCTCCCAGTTGTAAATCCCGCAACGGGCGAGGCCATAGGCTCGTTGCCTGTGGCGACCATCGAGCAAATAGACAGTGCAGTCAAATCGGCCAGCCGCGCGTTCGCTGAATGGAGGCGGGCCCCTGCGACAGAACGTCGGAATGTTTTACGGCGCGCCGCGGAGATCTTGAGGGAAAAGGCGGAGACCGTAGCTTACCGCCTTACACTTGAGCAGGGTAAGCCAGTTGCGCAGGCTAGGCTCGAGGTTACAAGGGTCTGCGATATATTTGAATATTACGCAGAGGAAGCCACTCGGCTTTGTGAGCGAAGCTTTCCTGCCCGGCCGGACGGTATACAGCATCAGTTGGTGCCGGAGCCCGTAGGCGTGATTGCAGCCTTTACAGCCTGGAACTTCCCGTTGGTTTTGGCTGGGCGCAAACTGGCGATGGCGTTGGCTGCCGGGTGTTCGGTGGTGTTGAAGGCATCCGAAGAAACACCAGCGTCAGCAATGGCGTTAGTTGAGGCACTCGATGATGCTGGCTTACCCAAGGGCGTAGTAAACTTACTGTTTGGCCGGCCTGCGGAGATTGCGGAGAGGCTGATTGGTGCTCCTGAAGTTCGTAAGATAAGTCTCACAGGGTCCATACGCGTTGGCAAGCAGATCGCTGAAAATGCAGGACGGTACCTAAAGCCGTGCAGTCTCGAATTGGGCGGGCACTGCCCCGTACTGATATTCCCCGATGTGGACATAGAAGATACCGTTGATAAGTTGGTTTCAGCAAAGTTCGCAAACGCGGGTCAGATTTGTACATCGCCAAGCCGCTTTATGATCCACGCAGATATCTATGATCGATTTGTGGACGTGTTCTTGCGTCGCACAGAGCAGCTTCAACTTGGCAATGGTATCGATTGCGTAACTCAGGTCGGTCCACTCGCCAATGAAAGGGGGTTGAGGTCGATTGAAGAGTACGTCGACAGCGCTCGGAGGGCGGGCGCACGTATACTCTGTGGTGGCGCGAAGGCAGATCGCCCGGGATATTTCTATCGCCCCACCGTGATGGTAGATTTGCCAAGCGATGCTCGAGTGATGCAGGAAGAATATTTTGGCCCATTGGCTCCGATGGTACGCTTCAAGCATGAAGATGAAGCTGTAAAACTCGCAAATTCGTTGCCATATGGCTTGGCGGCTTACGTATTCACGCGTGATGAGGTCCGATCGAAGCGGTTAGTGCAGAGTATCGAAGCCGGCGGTGTTTTCATCAATACTGCTGTGACACTATCAGAGTATACGCCATTTTGCGGCGTGAAAGAGAGTGGATATGGATACGAGGGTGGGCGTGAAGGGCTTGAAACCTTCGTGCATTACAAGCTGGTAAACCGCGTTACCTGTGACGGCTAACAAAGGCGAAAGAGCGACCCTCGACATGGATTTCGAGGGTCGCGATGTAGTGGCGATCTAGAATGCTTGGCCATGGCCATCCCCGTCACACGTCGGTCCTTGTTCCTCCCCACAGCTGTCTAAGATCTGGAAGAAGATGGAGCTACCCATGGCCATTCCTGGTTGGGAAGATGTGCTTGCGGCACACGAGCGCATCAATCCCTACGTTCTCCGCACCCCGGTCTTAGCTTCACCGCTCTTGGACAAGCTCGCAGGGGCTGAGCTTTTTTTCAAATGCGAGGCCCTTCAGCGGGCGGGCGCATTCAAAGCTCGCGGAGCTGTAAATGCAGTCTTCGCCTTACCCGTTAGTCAGCTTGCGAATGGTGTCGCAACGCACTCATCCGGCAACCACGGCACTTGCCTCTCCTACGCAGCCAACCGGAGAGGTATGCCCTGCACCGTGGTCATGCCGAGAACCGCCCCGCAAGCAAAGAAGGACGCGGTCCGGGCGTTTGGCGGGAAGGTCGTCGAGTGCGAGCCGTCCACCTCGTCAAGAGAGGCGGTCTTTGCCGAGGTGGTAGCCGCGTCTGGGGCCGAGTTCGTGCATCCATATAACGACGCACGTGTGATCGCCGGCCAGGCCACCTGCTCCCGGGAACTGATTGAGCAGGTCGATGGTCTGGTGGCGGTGGTTGCCCCGATCGGCGGCGGCGGCATGGTTTCGGGTACCTGCCTCACCCTGTCCAATCTGTCACCGAAAGTTCGCGTCTATGCCGCCGAGCCCGAACAGGCGGACGATGCATATAGAAGCTTCAAAGCCGGCTACATAATCGCCGACGACGCGCCGACCACGATCGCTGATGGTCTCAAGGTGCCGCTGAAGGATCTCACCTGGCACTTCGTTCAAAGGTACGTCACGGATGTGCTGACCGTGTCTGAGGCGGAGATCATCGATGCGATGGGGCTGATCTGGAAACACCTGAAGGTAACGGCCGAGCCCTCCAGCGCCGTAGCGTTGGCTACCGTTCTGAAAAACAGAGATATTTTCGCCGGACAGCGGGTGGGCGTCATCCTGACGGGCGGGAATGTCAACCTCGACAAACTGCCATGGCAATGACGGAGTGACACAAATGGTCGACGATATCCGGTTCGCTGGTCTTGAAGTTGGATACGATGTCCCGGCGCTGCCTGGGATGAGCTACGAGGACATTCAGACTCCTTGCTTGATCCTGGATCTGGACGCGCTCGAGCGGAACATCCGGAAAATGGGCGACTACGCGAAGACGCACAACATGCGCCACCGGGCGCACGGCAAGATGCACAAGTCTGTCGATGTCCTGAGGCTGCAGCAGGAGCTGGGCGGGGCGGTGGGCGTATGCTGCCAGAAGGTGTCAGAGGCGGAGGTGTTTGCCCGTAGCGGCATCAAGGACATTCTGGTTTCCAACCAAGTGCGCGATCTGGCTAAGATCAATCGTTTGGCGACCCTGCCAAAACTGGGTTCGCGGATAATCGTCTGCGTTGACGACGTGGCCAACGTCCATGACCTCTCGGCAGCAGCGGTGAGGCATGGAACAACGATCGAATGCTTCGTCGAGGTGGACTGCGGTGCTGGGCGGTGCGGCATCACCACTGCCTCCGCCGCGGTGGAGATTGCCAAGGCGATCGATGCAGCTCTGGGCCTAAAGTTTACCGGGCTGCAGGCTTACCAAGGCGCGATGCAGCACATGGAGGGCTATGAGGACCGCAAAGGCAAGCTGGATATCGCAATAGCGCTCGTGAGGGAGGTCGTCTCGGCGCTTGAGGGCGAAGGGCTAAAGCCGGAACTCGTCAGCGGAGGCGGCACCGGTAGCTACTATTTCGAGAGCAATTCCGGGGTGTACAACGAGCTGCAGTGCGGCAGCTACGCGTTCATGGACGCTGACTATGGCCGCATCCAAAACAAAAGCGGGGCCCGCATAGACAGCGCCGAATGGGAAAACGCCCTGTTCATCCTGACCAGTGTGATGAGCCACGCCAAGTCGAATAAGGCGATCTGCGATGCTGGACTGAAAGCGCAGTCGGTCGACTCTGGGCTTCCGTTCATATTCGGCCGCGAAGACGTGAAGTACGTGAAGTGCTCAGACGAGCATGGTGTCATCGATGACCCCGATGGCGTGCTCAAAATCAATGAGAAGCTTCGCCTGGTTCCGGGGCATTGCGACCCGACCTGCAACGTGCACGACTGGTATGTCGGAGTTCGAAACGGCAAGGTCGAGGCATTGTGGCCAGTCTCCGCCCGCGGCAAGGCATTCTGAACACGGCTGGGGGCTTCGGATGATCATCGTTCCAGAGAGCGCCATTTCGAGC
The window above is part of the Hyphomicrobiales bacterium genome. Proteins encoded here:
- the bhcC gene encoding 3-hydroxy-D-aspartate aldolase, with translation MVDDIRFAGLEVGYDVPALPGMSYEDIQTPCLILDLDALERNIRKMGDYAKTHNMRHRAHGKMHKSVDVLRLQQELGGAVGVCCQKVSEAEVFARSGIKDILVSNQVRDLAKINRLATLPKLGSRIIVCVDDVANVHDLSAAAVRHGTTIECFVEVDCGAGRCGITTASAAVEIAKAIDAALGLKFTGLQAYQGAMQHMEGYEDRKGKLDIAIALVREVVSALEGEGLKPELVSGGGTGSYYFESNSGVYNELQCGSYAFMDADYGRIQNKSGARIDSAEWENALFILTSVMSHAKSNKAICDAGLKAQSVDSGLPFIFGREDVKYVKCSDEHGVIDDPDGVLKINEKLRLVPGHCDPTCNVHDWYVGVRNGKVEALWPVSARGKAF
- a CDS encoding Chitooligosaccharide deacetylase (modular protein); translated protein: MLEVGVLLTMDVEPTTATTHSSATGPADWDFGELAVRGYWDRGMQRGYPVTFFVHPEAAVAQADLFRSLRDKGACLGLHMHPWKYSLWRFAGERFLAHFGCLSENEQRELLSDASSVWTEAIGSQPLYFRPGTFSANDAIFRVLQELGYEGGSCSAPGREMPEMRAIWCGAEPDPHRAHDQFRSVRGELDFVNVPLAMDFSKLLTGRNGRKMYADLRPDIDWPEQYGVEWKSIASNILRQIKERGPCAPIVSVITHNQYDYTNSADPATVRLALMLDALAQAAEEEEVRLVGRTLEEMVSIVRKSPIRQDPFVCEGAIFELTGEAATMRRG
- a CDS encoding Aminotransferase class III-fold pyridoxal phosphate-dependent enzyme; protein product: MSSLSNSLDQTDRALLIHPYSNLVAHEQAGPLIISRGDGVRVYDVGGKEYIEGLGGLWSASLGFSEREIAEAVYEQMVQLPFYHGFHSKSTPSLIKLAHHLAEISPIPDAKFFFANSGSEINDTVIKCIWYANNVAGYPAKKKIITRNRSYHGVTIATASMTGLAANHSDFDLPIDRFLKVMCPDFYREGLEGESEEQFSDRCVAEVRDLIEREGADTIAAFVADPVIAGGGVLPPPKGYFEKLQPLLKENKILFVADEVICGFGRTGNMFATETYNLRPDIVTVAKALTASYIPMSAAMIAPSVWQPIVEGSRKHSVFAHGYTYSGHPVAAAAALKTLEIMEKRNIIGHVKTVAKVFASRLESYRGHPLVGDVRHVGLIGGIELVSNKATKAPFPVEVGTGAHCLRAAHKHGVILRSIGDIVAFCPPLIISEDEVDEMFSRFDRALDDTHAMLKGKELA
- a CDS encoding hypothetical protein (Evidence 5 : Unknown function), producing MLYTVRPGRKASLTKPSGFLCVIFKYIADPCNLEPSLRNWLTLLKCKAVSYGLRLFPQDLRGAP
- the bhcB gene encoding beta-hydroxyaspartate dehydratase; this encodes MAIPGWEDVLAAHERINPYVLRTPVLASPLLDKLAGAELFFKCEALQRAGAFKARGAVNAVFALPVSQLANGVATHSSGNHGTCLSYAANRRGMPCTVVMPRTAPQAKKDAVRAFGGKVVECEPSTSSREAVFAEVVAASGAEFVHPYNDARVIAGQATCSRELIEQVDGLVAVVAPIGGGGMVSGTCLTLSNLSPKVRVYAAEPEQADDAYRSFKAGYIIADDAPTTIADGLKVPLKDLTWHFVQRYVTDVLTVSEAEIIDAMGLIWKHLKVTAEPSSAVALATVLKNRDIFAGQRVGVILTGGNVNLDKLPWQ
- a CDS encoding hypothetical protein (Evidence 5 : Unknown function), encoding MADERGEKTFNQSARRGASFPSSQPQGPGYAATRKGSLAAKHVVPSSTRFCGDPTDYMLPSVKN
- the araE gene encoding Alpha-ketoglutaric semialdehyde dehydrogenase 1, with the translated sequence MSAYRELALFINGEWEVSTSGSLLPVVNPATGEAIGSLPVATIEQIDSAVKSASRAFAEWRRAPATERRNVLRRAAEILREKAETVAYRLTLEQGKPVAQARLEVTRVCDIFEYYAEEATRLCERSFPARPDGIQHQLVPEPVGVIAAFTAWNFPLVLAGRKLAMALAAGCSVVLKASEETPASAMALVEALDDAGLPKGVVNLLFGRPAEIAERLIGAPEVRKISLTGSIRVGKQIAENAGRYLKPCSLELGGHCPVLIFPDVDIEDTVDKLVSAKFANAGQICTSPSRFMIHADIYDRFVDVFLRRTEQLQLGNGIDCVTQVGPLANERGLRSIEEYVDSARRAGARILCGGAKADRPGYFYRPTVMVDLPSDARVMQEEYFGPLAPMVRFKHEDEAVKLANSLPYGLAAYVFTRDEVRSKRLVQSIEAGGVFINTAVTLSEYTPFCGVKESGYGYEGGREGLETFVHYKLVNRVTCDG